The Columba livia isolate bColLiv1 breed racing homer unplaced genomic scaffold, bColLiv1.pat.W.v2 Scaffold_206, whole genome shotgun sequence nucleotide sequence AGTGGTTTCACCTTAGAAAGCTGAACACCAGGACTGATCCCTGTCCCAGCTCAGTTCTGTAGAGGCGGATTGATTTATGAAGAGCCCGCAGGCAGAGGCATCAAACAAGGCTCCGGCCATGGAGCTGAAGGAATATGCCCTGTAAAAAGAAGAGTCTCTGTCTGTGATAGGTAGAGCGTCTTtggaaaatagttttcattGTACTTGAAAAAGTCTCACCTAACTTGTAACAGTGTTTCCTCCTATTACAGTGCCTCCTGTCCGAGGATGCAAacgtccaacagcagctccatcacccagttcctcctcctgccgttcacagacacacgggagctgcagctcttgcacttctggctcttcctgggcatctacctggctgccctcctgggcaacggcctcatcatcaccaccatagcctgggaccagcacctccacacccccatgtacttcttcctgctcaacctcgccctcctcaacctgggctccatctccaccactgtccccaaatccatggccaattccctctgggacaccagagccatctcctacacaggatgtgctgcccaagtgtttctgtttctctttttagcttcagcagagtattgtctcctcactatcatgtcgtacgaccgctacgttgccatctgcaaacccctgcactacgggaccctcctgggcagcagagcttgtgtccacatggcagcagctgcctgggccactgggtttctctattctctgctgcacacggccaatacattttcactgcccctgtgcaagggcaatgccctgggccagttcttctgtgaaatcccccagatcctcaagctctcctgctcacactcctacctcagggaacttgggcttcttgtggttagtggctgtttattttttatgtgttttattttcattgtggtgtcctatgtgcagatcttcagggctgtGCTGAGTATCCCCTCTGAACAGggtcggcacaaagccttttccacctgcctccctcacctggccgtggttaCTCTGTTTGTCAGCACCTCTttttttgcctacctgaagcccccctccatctccttccCGTCcttggacctggtggtgtctgttctatACTCATTGATACCTCCAACATTGaatcccctcatctacagcatgaggaacaaggagGTCAAGGATGCTCTGAGGAAACTAATCACTGGAggcatttcaaaaataataaagtgtcTGTCATCCACCCTTTAACGGATAACAGCTTTAATGTAACTCATTAGAGGCCcagattctgtgtgtgtgttggtggtatttattttttaataaatcatgatatatttgtcatcccctttctaactcattgtctgcttttcttttcaaacccaCTGGCTGTATAAATATGCAGCCATTCTCtctgtttatttaaacaaaaaaaagggctctgcagtgacgtttttttcactgatattaTTCCCCCAAGGCCTgtatggagctgcagggacagttcctgtgtgcatgggaggagggaaaagagtccatcctggcagccctgccagggagcagcagcgcttgttcttccagagctgttctggttccactcccacactctccttctcatccctggtgttggtgcaaggcctgagtgctctggcagcttggtcaccgtcctgctgtgtgtcagtgctgtgagcgcaggcagggacaggcaatgggcactgctgtgacagagctggccccagaacagcctttccagatagaaaggtgatctcctatgGGCAGTGCCAAAAGGCTTAGGTCTTCTTCAAGTTTCTTTCAAGAACTCTCACAAGAAAGCAGCCTGGAGGTTGAAACATCAGACTACAGCTGAACGGTGTgtggctggcacacagcagtgtcctctcacagccaggctcctgccagagacctgcaggaccagcagagcaggggctgggctgtgcccctgtgcactggaaacacttcagaatctgccccagggcatcgtcatggacgggcccctcacaaccaccatttccagcactggcctctcacccacagaggttgttcttccctccatggatggacaatgaatgagtagttcagcagtctgggtttgctttgtacagatgtgATGCGAGCAcgcacatcatgtatgtgaggtgacatgaccatgagccagcactgggcccttgtggccaggaaggccaatggcatcctggggtgtattacaaggggagtggttagtagatcgagagaggtcctccttcccctctactccgccctggtgagaccccatctggaatactgagtccagttctgggccgctcagttccagaaggacagggaactgctggagagggtccagcgtagggcaacgaagatgattaaggcagtggagcacctcccttatgaagaaaggctgagggagctggggctcttttagtttggagaagaggagactgagggatgaccttattaatgttatataaatatataaagggtgagtgccacaaggatggagccaggctcttctcggtggcaaacaatgataggacaaggggtaatgggatcaagctggaacacaagaggttccacttaaatttgagaaaaaacttcttcttcttctcagtaagggtgccagagcactgaagaggctgcccagggggttgtggagtctccttctctggagacattcaaaacctgcctggacatgttcctgtgcaacctcacctgggtgttcctgctccagcagggggttggactggatgatcttatgaggttccttccaatcccaaacatactgtgatactgtgatactgtgtgacacgaacacgagtgagcacaaacatcatcaactgttccttggggttccatgaaaacctgtgacacacaaggtcctgaggtcacttcctgttggaagtaacaccccatgggaaactgcctgaatgcagcactgggttgtgcttccttaattgagctccccgtgtccattcctcatgacgtgggacatctcagattagtgcagagcaggtgaAACACCAgagctgaggtgtctcccaccCCTCTGGAGTGGCAacgggaggccagagggacagtgtgactcctgcctctgtgtgtaaaagggacagactgtctctgagcatccctgggtgcataaCGAGCCCTGAGACCAGCTGAGATACTGATGCCTGatggaaccctggcatttctgtgtgtgactccaggaataaacctcagtgtcccagtgagattcatctcagctgctgggacaggctcattgcaagtgctcctgtctgctgtcacccttgcctgtgattctgggttgtgctctcaaaagtaagACAAAGTGGTAAGAAGGAGAATTAACAGCTGGTCAACCTGCCGCCATACCCAGAattttgcagggtcacagacatggtgttccttggtgtcctagtagccagatcagtgatctctgggctggagaattggaagcTGGGTGGGGAGTTGGCTGGACAATCAAGCCAAATGTCATCAGCGGTACAAAGCCCTCCGTGCAGCCAGTTACTAGTAtcatccctcagtgaccagcacttggaccaacactgttaaacgtctttattctccctctctATGATGTGACGAGtgcactttcagcttctctgtggtgaGGCATAGTTGTGAGGAACCCTTGAACAACCTCGCCTGGTtcaccctgcctggagcaggacagtgagacaagtgagacaagggctttcttcaaacctcaagttattctgtgattcaatgaatctttcccttggagaggattttgaaggcagaataggcagaggaagaataaaaagaataaaagacagaaaaggagttctaaatgttgtcaacaaaaaaacagcagttgctctgaagagtgtttttcaactcaaatctcTAGTTTATCAAATTTAtttgataaatttgataaaacaagtataCATTTATCTGATCGGGTTCTGGGCcataaaaaaggtgatggatagtTATGGTATTATGAGTtcacttgtgtctcagacactcataatccagtcagaatcctgtggctgtgaaggggacagtgaggccagttctgtgtctggaggtgacagcccagcagcagggacatggctgggaaagaacctcagcctaagtatgacagatcctacccaggaagagatcttggagacaggttgtcacatccatcccacctgagaacatgacgggacagcagcagggacatggtcgtgtgtatcagagaagctgaaaggccagcagcactcatgggatttaggagatcatggtgaggttacttctctctggtcaggtaaaagaccTCAAGAAGCATAATGTGTCGGTTTCCCTGCATGAAGAGCAGTTTACGAGGTGGCTGAGCTTTCCTTggtagtgggaaaaagcaggagaggaaaaaaacgtCACGAAGTGCAATTTGGAAGGTGgagactggatatcaggagtaagaaatgtcagaggaagggcagtgctgtggggcaagagctcacccagagggagctggatcagcccatggtttgtgtgccaaagagcagccagtgagggtgcagacacagcagtgaaggtgcagaaatgctgggtg carries:
- the LOC135577986 gene encoding olfactory receptor 14A16-like, translating into MYFFLLNLALLNLGSISTTVPKSMANSLWDTRAISYTGCAAQVFLFLFLASAEYCLLTIMSYDRYVAICKPLHYGTLLGSRACVHMAAAAWATGFLYSLLHTANTFSLPLCKGNALGQFFCEIPQILKLSCSHSYLRELGLLVVSGCLFFMCFIFIVVSYVQIFRAVLSIPSEQGRHKAFSTCLPHLAVVTLFVSTSFFAYLKPPSISFPSLDLVVSVLYSLIPPTLNPLIYSMRNKEVKDALRKLITGGISKIIKCLSSTL